The Acinetobacter lwoffii genomic sequence TTAAACCGTGTCAAACAACTTGCCCCAACCGCGAAAATCGTCAGCATGGTGAAAGCCAATGCTTATGGACACGGAGTTAAAGACTGCTTAGCAGCCTTAAGCGAAACCGATGCCTTTGGTGTTGCCTGTCTGCAAGAAGCCCTGGAAATTCGTGAATTAGGTTATTTACAGCCGATCACGCTTATCGAAGGTGTTTTTTCACCAGATGAGATGCCAATCGTAATTGAACAAAATATTGAAGTCATTGTGCATCAACAGGCACAAGTCGACTGGTTAATTGCACATAAAGATGCCTATATCGCCAAAGAACTTAAAGTCTGGGTCAAACTGAACAGCGGCATGAACCGCCTGGGCTTTAAGATTGAACCGATCAAAGACGTAATTTATACGCTAAAAGCCGCAGGCTTTACTTGCGTGCTTGCCATGCATTTTGCCAATGCCGATGCTGAGCATCCACTGAATGATGAACAAATCCGTCAATTCTTGGAAATTAAAAATGACTGCGCCCCACTTTTAGCCTCTTGCTGTAACTCGGCTGCAATCTATAAATATCCAGAATTGCATTTTGACTATGTCCGTCCCGGGATCATGCTCTATGGCGCGACGCCTTTTGCAGACCGTGATGTACATGACCTAGATTTAAAACCGGTCATGACGTTTACAGCTGAAATTATTGCCTTGAATGATATTCAAGCGGGTGAGCATGTCGGTTATGGTTCGACGTTCACCGCAGATCAAGACATGACTTTGTCCATTGTTTCAATTGGCTATGGTGATGGCTACCCTCGTGCTTTCCCTAAACAGAACTATGTCGCAATCAATGGTCGGCAAACTCGCGTGATCGGCCGCGTAGCGATGGATATGATCGCTATTGATGTCACAGGGTTAGAAGTGCAATTGGGCACAGAAGTCGAACTTTGGGGTAAAACCCGTCTGGTGGATGATGTGGCTGAAGCGAATGGCACGATTGGTTATGAACTATTATGCAGGCTCAGCAATCGTCCACTACGCCAAGTAGTCTGATCTAGTCCTCAAAGTAAAAAAGCCCAACATAGGTTGGGCTTTTTCTTTAGGCTGACTTTTGTTCTTCGCCCTGCTCTATGCATAATTGCATTAATAAGGCATCGACATGACTTTGCTGAAAGGCAAAAGGATTAAAGTCATCAAATCCCATTTCCCGACAGAATTGCTGGATCTGACTGCGTTTGGAAATATATTTCATGGACCAGTCCGGGAAACTTGGATATTCAATTTCCTTGGTCTCAAATAATTTAATATCCTGATGGCGTGGATCTTTATTCAGTCGCTCCACCAGCAGACTCTTTAAAGTAAGACATTCACCTTCCAGACATTGAAAAAAATGCCCATCTGCGAAATACAGTACACCTGTCACTTGATGCTGGTAATTAAAATCACGAGCTTCTTTCAGGATATTCGCCAAATCTTCAAGTAAGTCAGGTTTGGGAGAAGTACTTTTACTGGCATAACAAAATTGGTACATGTGCTAACTCCTCTTTTTTTATTATACCTGATGCATAGAAGTTAACACTGTACGCGAAAAACCTGAACCCGGATAGGTTTATTATAAGAAATACTCATTAGAGGGAACCGGAAGTTCCGCCAATCCTTTTTTCAAGGTCTCTGACCATTGCCGGCTGATTGACGTGAAATACTCATCATCTTCGGCAATACGCTTGCCTCTTGGCATGATCAGACTGTCTTTTTTATAGACCAGCACATCGAGGGGCATACCAACCGATACATTGGAACGTAGGGTCGATGCAAATGAAATCAGGGAACAGCGCAAAGCTTCATCCAGCGGCATATCATAAGTCAGCGCACGATCCAGGATCGGCTTGCCATATTTACTTTCGCCAATCTGGAAATACGGCGTATCGCGTGTGGCACAGATAAAGTTCCCTTGCGGATAGACATGATAAAGCTGCATATCCTGATCTTTAAGTTGCCCCCCGACCAGCAGATTGCAATAGTAATTGCTTTGTTCCGAAATATCGCTCGTAACATTCGCAATCACTTTTTTCAGCATACTTCCAACCAGCTCAGCGACATCAAACATGGTGTGCAGACTCAAGATATTGGGTTCCTGCTTCAGTTCGAGCTGATTTTTGATATGCCCAATTACGGCTTGTGTTGTTGCCAGATTTCCGGATGCCTGTATGACGATCATACGTTCACCAGGAATACCAAAGGTATACAACTTTCGAAATACAGAAATGTGATCTACTCCGGCATTGGTCCGGGTATCACTGATAAAAAGCATACCTTGCTCTAAACGTAGTGCACAACAATACGTCATTCATTCGTCCTTATTAATATCCTAGCACTTGAACGATGGAATGCATGGATTCCACACCGCCCTTTTCTCTGACACCGCGTACCGGCGCCACATCCCAATAATCCCGTCCAATCGCCACATAAACATGCGAACTTGGAGTAAACAACAGATTACTGACATCAAAACAATACCATGTCTGGTCTACAAACACCTCTGCCCAAGCGTGACTGGCCAGATGCGAAGCATTTTGTGCATATAAATAACCAGAAACATAGCGGGCAGGTAAACCTAGATATTTGCACATGGCAATAAAAATATGACTATGGTCCTGACAGACGCCCTGTCTGGACTCAAAGGCATCTATTGCAGAGCCTTGCACTGAAGTACTGTTGGAAATATAAGGCACATGCTCCAGCAAGGCCTGTGCCAGTTCAATCAAATGCTGACGGGTTAATGCAGGAACATGACGTTGTGCAAAGTCTTTCATTGCTGCATTACATTGTGTCGATTCGGTCGGCTGTAGAAAAAGATTGAGATTGATTGAATCATTCAGTCCACTCTGATGCGCAGGATTCAGTTCAACAATCCCTTGCGCCATGATAGTCAGGGAATAATAAGGCTCCCGCTGGCTACAGGTCATCCACAGATTATGAAATGCATCTTTCCGGATTTCTTTATTACCCGGCACACTAATATCCCAGGAATGCACCCGCTGATGCGCATTGCTCGAAGGCATCATTTTAATGTACTGAATACTGTTCCTCACCTCGGCCGTGTACATATAATGCGTTTGGTGATTCACCATCAATTTCATACATCTGCCTCAAACAGTTGATGGATATGGTCGCTAAACTGGTAAAACTGAATCCGGTTCGGTTCTGTACGCAACTGCTCCCAGTACTGTTCCAGATCATTCCAGCCCATCTCTACCAAAATTCTGACCACATAATCAATCTTGCAGAGTGTAGTACTGGTTTCTTCACCCAGACGTAACTGATGATCGAGCTGTTCGACACATTGCCCTAGACTAAAAAACAGAAAAATATCGGAAGATTCGGCTTCCAGAATATCTTCACATTCCGTCACCACTTCACAGATATAACCAGCATTTTTGTCTGCGGTTTTGATCAGTTTCATCAGTTCCGCATAGCCTGAAGCAGACAATACACCACGTAATTCCTGAATATTGTCTTTGGCCACTTTAAACTGCTGGCTAAAAGACGCCACTTGCGTAGGATCAAGTACCAGCTCATTTAAGGAACTGGCATCAAAGGCAGGTAAACAAAAGGCATGAGCATACGCTACTGCCGCTTCGTCTTCTAAAAATGGAAAGCGCGCACATAAAAAATGAGTGCGAGATAAATAACGCCCTAGCCAAAAAATATGTTGTGCATTGCTATTCAGCAAAACCATGACATTTTCCTTCTTTGGAATCTTATGAATGTAAATTGTCGACTACCCAGGTATCTTTGATACCGCCACCTTGTGATGAATTCACCACCAGTGAGCCGGGCTGCATCGCCACACGGGTCAAGCCACCCTGTACGATTTCAGTACGATAAGGCGAACTTAATACAAATGGGCGTAAGTCGATATGACGTTCAGCAATACCAAAATTGGTCAAAGTCGGACTAACCGATAAGTCCAAAGTTGGCTGCGCAATATATAAATGCGGCGCAGCTAAAATTTTCTCCCTGAAAGTTTCAATTTGCTGTTTAGAGGCTTGTGGTCCAATGAGCATGCCATAACCGCCCGAACCCTGCGCTTCTTTCACCACCAGTTGATCCAGATGAGCCACGACATAGTCTAATTCTTCAGAATTACGACATTGATAAGTCGGAACATTTTTTAGAATTGGCTGCTCACCCAAATAAAAATGAATCATTTTGTCGACATATGGATAAACCGATTTGTCATCTGCCACACCGGTTCCCGGTGCATTGGCAATCACAACATTATTTTGCAAATAAGCTGACATCAAGCCAGCCACACCCAAAGTGCTATCCGGTTTAAAGCATAAGGGATCAAGAAACGCATCATCGACCCGTCTATAAATAACATCGACTCGTTGGCGACCACGTATGGTTTTTACATAAACCTTCGAGTCATCAACAAAAAGGTCACGTGATGTTACCAATGGTATATCCATCTCCCTTGCAAGGAAGGCGTGTTCATAGTAAGCGCTATTAAAACGTCCTGGGGTCAGCACCACGACAAATGGCTTGTCGACGTAGGCATTTTCGATCAGGATTTCTTTCAATAATTGTGGATATTGCTCGATTCCGGCAATCTTGGACTGCTCGAATACTTTTGGCATGAGTTTTTCACTGATCTTGCGGCATTCCAGCATATAAGAAACGCCAGATGGCGTTCTGAGATTATCTTCTAAGACATAAAACTCGCCCTTGGAATCACGGATTACATCGATCCCGCTAATCTGGCTATAAATCCCGCCTTTCAAGCTATGTTGATACATATGCGGCTGATAGGCTTCATGAGTTAAAATCTGCAACTCAGGAATGATATTGGCTTTTAAAATGTCCTGTTGATGATAAATATCATGTAAGAATAAATTTAGCGCCCGTATCCGTTGTGCCGAGCCTAAAGCCACCATATTCCACTGCTTCCGGTCTATGACTCGCGGAATGATATCGTAGGGAATGGTGCGTTCTACGCCTTCTTCATCGCCATAAACGGTAAAGGTAATACCGTGATGTAAAAAATGTTCTTTTGCTACCTGATTCAGTGCATTGAGTTCATCCAGCGTATGTTGTGATAACCATTCTTCCAGTCTTTGACCAGCCTGACTGGACAACACATGTTCATCCTGCATTTCATTAAAGAACGTTGAAGATAACTGCTGCAGTAAAAGTTGTGGATTCGTTGTAGTAGATACCGCTGTAGTTTTAGTGTCTATAAAATTTTTTCCAATATTCTGGGAACTAAATTTATCAATTGTTTCAATCACATTTGTATCCTGATTTCCTTTAAGCATACAAACCCTCGTATTATCATCTATTATAATTAAATCAAAGCAATATCCATGCCATGACATCTGTATTTCAATTACCATTAATCTAATAAATGCCCTTTGAACTCAATGCCATTTTCGACCAAGTTGTTTTAGAATTGTAGGACAAATGTTGCACAGAGGGACTTGCGAAAAAATGAGAGTTTTTTTATTGTGTTAAGCTAAGCCTAAATCCCCTCTTCTTTATTGCCAGCAAAATAAATTATGTCAGCACAAGAAAAAGAAACTTCAAACAGTCTATATCGCCAATGGCAAATCTTGTCGCGTCTTTCTACCGGCAAATGGATGGGAACACGTGAATTACAGGAAATCCTCAATCGTGAAGGCATCGATATCAGTCTGCGCACCATTCAGCGCGACCTGAATCAGATTGCTCAACGCTTTCCGATTGAAAGCAGTAAAACCACGCCGCAAGGCTGGCGTTGGCGTTCAGATGCGCCGCTGCAAAGTTTGCCGCATATGACCAGCTCGCAAGCGGTCACTTTCATGATGGTCGAAGAACATTTAAAACATCTGCTGCCACCGAGCCTGATCGAGGAAATGAATCCGTGGTTTGATCTGGCACGACGCAGTCTTTCTTCCCAGAACAATGTCCGGCAATGGATTAACCGCGTACGCATTGTTCCGGCTACCCAACCCCTGATTCCACCTGTGGTAGATAAGGCTGCGCAGCAAGCGGTGTATGAAGGTCTGTTACAGGACAAACAGCTGGAATGTGTGTATCAGGGCCGCGGTCATAATAGCGAAGAAAAAACCTATATTCTCAATCCTCTGGCATTGGTACAAAAAGGCTCAATCATCTATCTGGTGTGTACCCGTCATGACAAATCGGATATCCAGACCTTTGCCCTACACCGCTTTAAATCGGCTGTGGTGCTGAATTCCCGCGCCTTGCATCCGGTCAATTTCGATATTGATGAGTATATTGATTCTGGTGCGCTGGGCTTCCGGGTGGACTTTAACCATCCTACCGAAAATGTCACGCTTAAACTCAGCATGTCAGAATCGGATGCGCATTACTTTGAGGAAAGCCAGCTCAGCAAAGACCAGAAGATTGAAAAAATGGACAATGGCATGTCGCTGATCACAGCTACCGTGCCATTTACCTCCCAACTGGTCTGGTGGTTACGCAGCTTTGGTAAAAAGATTAAACATATTGAACCGAGTATTGTAGCCAATGCAGTCGCTCAACTGGATGAGGAAAACCCTTAACCACACATGCTTCATCCAGATTCTTTTAGGTATTCCAGAATAAAAAAATCCCCAAATTGGGGACTGGAGAATTATGCTTATATTTTTGTTCTTGTTGTGGTGATCTGCCGCTGTGCCAAGCTGCTTTTCTTTGATACCCCGAAATGCAACTTGGATGAAACATCAATATTTAAAAATGACTGAGACATGAGCAAGCCAGCTCAGCATTATTAAAGCGAATGGATTTTTTGGTCATAGTTTAAGACTCCTATGTAGTGAATAAACCGACTATAAAGTCATCTGTCTTAATTGTGAAATAAATAGAATGCATGTCTTTTGCAGATTTTTTCTATAGTACTTTTTTCGAAAAATTTATCTATAATCGCTGCCGATTCATTGTCTGGCTTAATAGCATTTTCGGCAAGTTTATAAAATCGAATAACAATTCTCTGCTTGTATAAGATACCTCGCTCTGCACATCATAAAGCCCTATAGAAGTAGAAATAGGGACTTAATTTTACAATGGCTAACCCTGCTCAATTAGTACGTCACAAGCTGCTCAATACTTTCTTTTCCCGCCATTCGGTCTGGTTTGCCTGCATTCTGATTGCAGTGATTTTTACTACATTTCATATCGGTTATTCACCGCGTTATATCTATTATTTTATTCCACAAACGTTGGTGAATACCCTATGGATCCTGAGTATTCTGCTGAGTTTGCTGGGTTTGTATGATGTACTGCAAAATAAGCATTCCATTCTGAAAAATTATCCCATCATGGGACATTTCCGCTTTATCTTTGAAGAATTCCGTCCGGAGATTCGTCAGTATTTTATTGAAGCCGACCGCGATGCACTGCCTTTTTCCCGTATGCAACGCAGTCTGGTGTATCAGCGGGCAAAAAATGAAAATTCAGATAAACCTTTCGGCTCGATTCTGAATGTCTATGAAGATAATTACCGCTTTGTTAGTCATTCTATTACGCCCTGCAAAGTTGCCGATCCGCAGACTTTTCGCATTCTGATTGGAAATGAGCAATGTACTCAGCCCTTTTCAGCTTCTATTTTAAATATTTCAGCCATGAGCTTTGGCAGCATGAGTGCCAATGCGATACGAGCCCTTAATCTCGGTGCTAAAAAAGGTGATTTTTTCCATGATACTGGAGAAGGCAGTATCAGTCCCTACCATCTGGAATATGGCGGCGATCTGGTTTGGGAGATTGGCAGTGGTTATTTTGGCTGCCGTACTTTAGATGGGCAGTTTGATCCGGAACGTTTTGCTGCACAAGCGAAATTACCCCAGGTGAAAATGATTGAAATCAAGCTTTCGCAAGGTGCTAAACCCGGACATGGCGGTATTTTACCTAAAAGCAAGATCTCGGAAGAAATTGCCCAAATCCGGGGCATCAGCCGTGAACATGATTGCGTATCACCCTCTAGTCATCCCGCCTTTAGCACCCCGATTGAAATGATGAATTTCATCCAACGATTACGTGAACTTTCCAACGGAAAACCGGTCGGATTCAAGCTATGTCTGGGGCAGCCCTGGCAGTTTATGAGTATGGTCAAAGCCATGCTGCACACCCAGATTTATCCCGATTTCATCGTCGTCGATGGCTCTGAAGGTGGAACGGGCGCTGCACCCATTGAGTTAATCGACTTTGTCGGTGCACCCCTAAGAGAAGGTTTACTATTTGTGCATAATACCCTTGTTGGTGCAGGTTTAAGAGATAAAATCAAAATTGGTGCAAGTGGTAAAATTATTAGTGCATTTGATATTGCCAGCACGCTCGCGATTGGGGCAGATTGGGTGAATTCGGCACGTGGTTTTATGTTTGCCGTCGGCTGTATTCAGGCTCAAAGCTGTCATACCAACCAGTGTCCTGTCGGTGTCACCACACAGGATAAAGATCGTCAAAAGGCCTTACATGTGCCCACCAAAGCAGAGCGCGTATTTCATTATCATAAAAACACCTTACATGCCCTGTCTGAACTAATAGCTTCCGCAGGTCTCAAACACCCTTCCGCTATTAAGGCGCATCATCTGGCACAACGCGTGAATAATCACGAAATAAAGAACTTTGCGCAGATTCATTTTTGGCTCAAAGAAGGTGAATTATTATCCTGTGAAAATAAGGATGAGGAGAACTTCTACTTCAGGATGTGGAATTTGGCCCAATTAGAAAAATTTTAATTTGATGCAGTTAAAATCAAAAAAGGCGTTTTAATAAACGCCTTTTTAAATATCCAATTTTCAATCTATTAATAATAAGTTTTGCTGCCATGTGCATGCAGAAAGGCTGGAATCAAACCCGTCAATGCAGCGCGAATATCAGCACGTTCATTGATTAACTGATGCGAACCTTCTTCCAGCATCAGTAAAGTCTGGAGCCGGAATTTACGCCGGATAAATTCGATATTATAACGCCAATCAACAGTCTGATCCTGTGCACCCTGTGCCAGCCAGACTGGAATACGACAAGCCGGACGCGCTTCCATTTCCAGCATCCAGCGTGACATCGCCAGAATCCAGTCCATGCCCATCATTCGCGGTTGTAATGGATCTTTAAGCCGGATAAAACGCAGAAACTCCGGATTATGGTTATTGCGTCTAAAATGCCGGGGAACTTCACGTTTGATTCGGCTAATAATGCCAAGCCCGACCGAATTATGCCACCAAGCAGTTTTGGCGGGACGAATCAATGGTGATAATAGCAAGACCCGCTCGACAAAAGGATTTTCACGACGTTCTGCAAATTCCAGTAAATGGTGCATCCAGATCGCACCACCGGTACTCTGGCCGATGCCAACCCAAGGTTTCGGTAATTGTGAAGCGTGCTGTACATAGCGATGTACTGCATGCAAGACCTGCTGATAATGATCAAAATTCTGAATGCTAGCAGGTGAACCATCACTGAGACCATGTCCCGGCAAGTCATAGGTCAATACGCTAAAACCCTGTTCCAAAAGCTCTTTGACAATCGGCTGATAAATACCGCTATGTTCCAGATAACCATGCAGCAAAAAAGCGGTTCCCTGAATATTGTCAAAGCGGGTATTTTCCAGATTCGGTTCAAACACCTGTACATGCAACCTGAATAAAGGCATCTGTACATAGCCCTGCCAGTGTTTGCAGTCCAGTAAATCAAAACCATAAAGCTTGCGATAGGATTGCAAGTCAATCGGCGGTTCATCACTACGATTCAGGTTTAAAGGTGGCAAGAGTTGAGGCGTAACATCCCGACTCGGAATGGGTAAATCCAGCTGTTTCAGAATGGTGGGATTTAAAAATGGGATATCAGACATTATGGCACCTCCCGACAGTCACTGGATCCAAACCACATATCGCGCATGGTCGCCAACATTTCATAATTGGCACGACGACTGTGATCATAATTTTGTGCACTTGGACGCCATCGTGTCAATGGCGTTGGCATCGGCGCTTCTACCGGAATGGTTTGTATGCCATTTAACGCAAATAAACGGCGGGTACGCGGCATATGATAACGATCCGTAATCAGAATCACTGTAGGCGCTCCACCTTTCTTTTGTAATAATAATGAACTGAAACGGGTATTTTCACAGGTGTTCATGCTGCGATCTTCCAGTAATTTGGCATCGACACCATGATTTTTTAACCAGCGCTGCATATACGGCGCTTCGACCCCACTCAGAACAATCGGCAACTGATAATGTTTCTCTACTGCCAGCGTAGTTTCCAGACGTAGTCGCGTATAGTTATTGACTACAATTTCTTTGCTTTGTTCATCCAGAGTTAAGCCACCACCCAATACCACAATCGCATAAGGCTGAGAGCGATTCGCGGGTTTAGCCTGCTGTTGCTCTTGCAGTAAAGCCAAGTCTTGCTGGATCTCCTCTCCATCAGTTTCCTGTACCGAACTGGCTTCCCCTTGTTCCAGCGGATGCGTCATCAGAAACTCCATATATTGCTCAATACGTTCCTTGTTTTCACTACTGTCCCACTCCAGCAATTCCCGGACATTTGCTGTCGGATCGACTGGTTCTGCATCTTCCTGTGAGGACAATAACGGCACCTGAGCAGGTGGACTTTGCTCTGTTTTTTGATCTTGCTGCTCGCGTTGATATTCTTCAATTACTTGCTGCAGTGCTTTATAACGCGCCTGAATCAGCATCAGGTTGGCAGAATTATTCTGCTGGATATCCTGTTCCATGACCTTTAAATAAGCCTGACGGGCAATCCACAAATCAGAGCCAGGTTCCAGATTTTCATGCTCGCTTAACGCTGCCATTTTCTGGCTTTGGGCCGCGACTTCATTTAGCTCTAGGGAGACAAACTGGTTTAAACCCTTGACGATCATTTTTGAGTAAAAAGGCGTATAAACCAACACCAGTAGACAGCCGCATAGTACAAATAGTCCAGTGATAATTTGTAGCAAACGTACCATCCAATGGGTGTTTTTCATGTTATTCCTCTTCCTGATGAGAACGGATCAAGCCATTTTTATCGAACAATACAGGTTCAGGTTCCAGCATTAGACTAAATTTTTCCCAAACCGATTGCTGTACTGCACGATAAGTTTTACGTACATCGGTGAGAGAGGCTTGACCATAATTCACCAAGACCAATGCCTGTTTGTGAAACATGCCGACAGACCCCAACTGTTTACCCTTCCAGCCCGCCTGATCAATCAGCCAGCCCGCTGCTAGTTTAACTTGAGCATTGGCTTGTTGGTAATGGGGTAAATTCGGGAAAGATACAGCAATTTGGTCAGAGACCGCCTGATCAACCACTGGATTTTTAAAGAAGCTACCCACGTTGGGAAATTCTTGCGGATCAGGTAATTTGCTCTGACGAATCTGAATGACCTGTTGCTGCAAGTTTTCTGCTGTGAGCTGATCACCGACCGCAGTCTTCAGGTCACCGTAATTCAGTTTCAAATCTGGCTGTTTAAGTAATCTAAAAGTCACATGGGTAATCACATAACGGTTAGGATCATCTTTAAAAATACTATGCCGGTAGGCAAATTGACAGTCTGCTGCCTGAATCGAGGCAAATTGTTTCAGCTGACGGTCATAGACCTCGACGGAATCGATAAACTCGCCGACTTCAACGCCATAAGCGCCAATATTCTGTACTGGCGAAGCACCGACACGTCCAGGAATCAGGGCCAAATTTTGTAAACCATACAGACCTTGTGCTGTAGTCCAGAGCACGAAGTCATGCCAGCCTTGTCCGCCGCCTACACGTAAACGTTGCGACTGATCATCAGCATCCAGCATTTC encodes the following:
- the murB gene encoding UDP-N-acetylmuramate dehydrogenase, translated to MQIQTQVQLKPFNTLNLEAVASHYAQIQSTADLLTALDFAEQQQINLLILSGGSNMLLPEQIDALVLHMDIQGIEMLDADDQSQRLRVGGGQGWHDFVLWTTAQGLYGLQNLALIPGRVGASPVQNIGAYGVEVGEFIDSVEVYDRQLKQFASIQAADCQFAYRHSIFKDDPNRYVITHVTFRLLKQPDLKLNYGDLKTAVGDQLTAENLQQQVIQIRQSKLPDPQEFPNVGSFFKNPVVDQAVSDQIAVSFPNLPHYQQANAQVKLAAGWLIDQAGWKGKQLGSVGMFHKQALVLVNYGQASLTDVRKTYRAVQQSVWEKFSLMLEPEPVLFDKNGLIRSHQEEE